The Thermoleophilia bacterium genome includes the window CTAGGGACATCCCTGACTCCATTCTTCACGCGGGCGCAGCGGCCATACAGGCAGCGGCCCACCTAGAAAGGCTGAAGGTGAGAGCATGACTGACCAAGCTGCAAACGGCCGCCGGATCGGGGTATACGTGTGCCAGTGCGGCGGCAATATTTCCGACTACGTCTCCGTGGATGACGTGGTTGCTGCCGTGCAAGACGAACCTGGTGTAGCTGTTGCGCGTTCAGCGATGTTCACATGTTCTGACGCCACGCAGCAGGAGATCATGAACGACATCGCCGAGCAGAAGCTTGACGGCATTGTAGTGGCTTCGTGCTCTCCCAAACTTCATACCTTTACGTTTAGGGAAATGGCCAAGCGGGCTGGTCTGAATCCGTACCTGTACACGCAGGTCAACATCCGAGAGCAATGCTCCTGGGCACATACCGATGATAAGGCGGGAGCTACGGAGAAGGCTGTTCGCCTGGTACGGGCGGGTATTGCTCGCACCCGCTTCACGCTTGCGCTGGAGCCCGTCCGGGTGGAGACCGTGCCGAGAGCGGTTGTGGTTGGGGGCGGAGTAGCGGGCATGCGAGCCGCCTTGGCTCTGGCGGAAATCGGCTTGGAAGTGGTCCTGGTCGAAAAGCAGCCGCAGCTCGGTGGCTGGCTGGCAGAGTTTGCCGAGATATACCCGACGGTAAGAAGCGGCAAAACGCTTGCCCGTGAACTGGAGTCCAAAGTGCGTGAGAACCCGCTGATAACGGTGTATGTGAATGCGGAACTTGTCGGTCGCTCTGGCACGTTTGGGGACTATGAGGTGGTCATAAGAGTGGATGGACCCGCTCCTGAGACAGTTGCCACTCGGGCCGGGGCTGTGATTGTCGCTACTGGTTTTGATTTGTACCAGCCCGAGCCGGGCGAGTTTGGGTATGGGCAGGATGGCGTGCTTACGTTGCCTGAGTTTAAGCGGCTGGTGGAGAACTCTGAGGGGCCGCTTGTGTACGGTGGAGGGCTGGTCAGGAGCGTGGTTTACATCTACTGCGTGGGCAGTCGACAGCCCGGAGGCAACGAGTACTGCTCCCGCTACTGTTGCGCGGCGGCCATTCATGCCTCTCTGCAGGCGGAGGGTCGGGCGCAAGGCGCGGCGGACACTGCCGCCGGCGCCTTGCGCCAGTATCACCTCTACCGTGACATCCGCGCCTACGGCAAATATGAGCTGCTTTACAACCGTTCTCGCGAAGAAGGTCACCTTTATCTACGTTTCCCCGATGAGGAACCGCCGGTGGTGGAGACTGTTCCGCCGACTGAGACCGGGGGCGCTCGCTTTCTAGTGCATACGCGTGACGTCCTTACAGGTGGGACCGAGGTGGCTATTCCTGCCGATCTGGTGGTGCTTGTCACCGGCATGGTTCCGCGCGAGGAAGCCAATCTTGCCGGAGTCCTCAAGCTTCCTGTGGACAAAGATGGCTTCTTCAACGAGATCCATCCCAAGTTGCGTCCGGTCGAAACTGTGGTGGATGGCGTCTTTATCTGCGGGGCTTGTCAAGGGCCCAAGAACTCTGCCGAAGCGGTGGCATCTGGCCTGGCAGCTGCTGCTCAAACTGCGGCACTTCTTAAGCGGGGCTATGCCGAACTCGAGCCGCTGGTGGCGGTTGTAAACGAGGAGGCCTGTGACTGGTGTGGGCTGTGTTTGGAGGCCTGTCCGTATGAGGCGCCGCGCGAAACCGAGGTTGCGCACGCTGAGCTGACTGGCGAACACGCGGTGTCACCGGGCAAGAAGGTAGCAGTTATCGACAAGACGGCCTGCAAGAGCTGCGGTGCGTGCGTACCCGTTTGTCCCAGGGATGCCATTGATCTACTGGGCTATAGCGATGCTCAGATCCGGGCCATGATCGAATCGCTTGCTGCGGAGGTGGAGCTATGTCCGCGCTAGGCATCTCGCCCCGTGACCCGCGTGAAGTGATACGGGAAGAGCAACTGATGCGCAGGCGCATTTTGGAAGTACTGAAAGATGGGCCGCTTTCCATTCCCGAAATTGCCAGCCGCTTGGAGCGCCCCGCGCACGAAGTGGTTACCTGGGTGATGGGCCTGCGGAAATATGGCCACGTCGTTGAAATCAAGGAGCCCAGCGACGAAGGCTTCTACCTGTATGAAGCTGTAGACAAGGAGGGCCAATGAGCACCGTACTCGATCCTGCCCTTAAGGAGCGAGTGGCTCGCGATGAAGAATTTAACGCCCAGGCCTGTATGAACTGCGGCGTTTGCACGGCGGTTTGTCCTATGGGCATAGAGTGCTTGCCGCGGCGCCTTTTTCGGTATGTGCTATTGGGGATGAGGCAGGAGCTTCTTGGCGAGCTCGAGAGCGTGTACTCCTGTCTTCTTTGCAAGATGTGTGAAGTCAACTGCCCGGCGGGTGTGCGCATCGCAGACAACGTGCGGCTGCTGCGCGGATTCATAAACCGCGAAGTATTTGGACTGTAGGGGGAAGGAGATGCCTCTACCTACAGGTGAAGTAATCGGAATCCTTGGCGACAACCTGCGGCTGCGTCGCTCGGTTCTACCTATTCCGAAGCGTCACGTGGTGGGCTGGGCCAAGGGGCTTGGTCTTCCCCGAGGTGGGGAGACGGTCCTTTACACGGGCATGATGTACCAACTTATCCCCTACATAGAGGCTCTTGTGAAAGCGGAGCAACGATTGGGAAACTCGTGGCTGGCGAGGTTCGCGAGTTTAGGTCGCAAACTGAACAAGGTAGTAAACATAAGCGCATTTCTGGCTCGGCCTCGTTCCCAAGAACGAAGGATATATGAGCAAACCTTGATTAATGCGGCGCTTCTCCTGCAAAAAGCAGGGGTCAAGTTCGGTTACGCTTACGAGGCCGATCTATATTCGGGAGCTCTTGCCTACGATCTTGGTCTGGACAACGTGGTGAGGAGTCACGCCCAGCGGGTTTACCAAGCCCTCAAGAGGGTAGGGGCGAAGACTGTGATCACTCTTGATCCCCACACTACGCACATGCTTCGCTCCGTATATCCCAAGTTTATCCCGGGATACGACTTAGAGGTGAAGAATTACCTCGAAGTGCTCGACGACTGTGCCGGTCATTCGAAGCCCACGGGATCCACGGCTGGATTTGTCTCGAGCGAACCAGCTGTTCTTCACGATCCGTGTGTTTTTGCACGCTACGAGGGCATCATCGAAGCTCCTCGTCGCCTGCTTGCCGCGAGCGGGGTTGAGGTATGCGTGCCGGAAAAAAGTGGCCGAATGACTTGGTGTTGCGGGGGGCCAGTGGAGTCTCTTTATCCGGAAAAGGCTGCGGTTAACGCGCGCAAGCGAATGGAACAGCTGGAGGCGCTGGGTCGCCGAGTTATCACCATGTGTCCTCTTTGTCTTGTCAACCTATCGGGCGCAGCATCGCCTGGCGTTAAGGTTGATGACATATCCACATATCTCCGGGAGGGTCTTGTCGGTTCAGGGGTAAGCAACGTATAGGAAGGAAGTGTCATGAGTACTAACAAGAAAACCATAATCGTATTTAGTGGTGACTACGACAAAGCCATCGCTGCTTTCATCATTGCCAATGGGGCCGCCGCCATGGGCGACGCAGTGACTATGTTTTTCACCTTCTGGGGTCTAAACATCCTTCGCAAGCCCAGCAAGGTGAAAACGACGGGGAAGAGCTTTTTGCAGAAAATGTTCGGATGGATGATGCCCCGGGGAGCTGGCAAGTTGGGACTTTCAAAGATGAACTTCTTGGGGCTCGGCCCTGTCCTCATGAAAAAAGTAATGAAGGACAAGAACGTTATGAGTCTTGAAGACCTCATCGCATCGGCCCGGCAGCAAGGGGTCAAGCTAGTAGCTTGTACCATGAGTATGGACGTTCTGGGGATCGCAAAAGAAGAGCTATTTGATGATATCGAGTACGCAGGGGTGGCCTCTTACTTGGCCGAAGCTGATGAGGCCAACGTGAACTTGTTTATCTGACCCTTGTTTTTGCCTAGCCCTGCGAGAGCTGCTTAGCTCTGCAGGAGTTCGCGCACCTTTGCCACCAGGGCAGAGGGTGAAAACGGCTTCTGGAGGTACACCACGTCGTTGGGAATCAGTCCTCCCGACTCCGTAAGTCCCTGCGGGTACCCGGAGATAAAAAGCACTCGGAGGCCAGGTCTCGGGCCAGTCAGACGGTCGGCCAACTCCTTTCCGCTCATGTGAGGCATGACCACGTCGGTAATGAGTAGGTCCAACTCTTGCTCGCAGTTATCCGCAATCTGGAGGGCTTCACCCGGGTGGGCGGCCTCAATGACTTTGTAACCGTAGGCTGCCAAGGATCTTGCTATCAGTTGTCTTACCGACCGGTCGTCCTCAACCACTAGTACTGTTCCCGCGCCGCCGAGCTCTACTGGGACTTCACTGGGGCTTTGTTCTATCCGTCGCTGCTCGCCGGTCTTTGGCAAGTAGACCTTCATGGTCGTCCCTTTACCTGGCTCGCTATAGCACCACACGTAACCGCCCGCGTTCTTTACAATGCCATAAACGGTGGAGAGCCCAAGGCCAGTCCCCACCCCTGCCTTCTTGGTGGTAAAGAAGGGGTCAAAAATGCGCTCTTGGACGTCTCTACTCATTCCGATACCCGTGTCTGTTACGGAGACTACGGCATATTCTCCCGGGCGCGGGTTTGTTATCCCGTGTGCTTTGAAGTAGGCCAGATCGAGGTCTGCATTGTCTGTTTCGATCGTAAGTGTGCCTCCGTCCTCCATTGCATCTCGGGCATTGGTGACAAGATTTAGAAGAATTTGGTCGAGGTGGCTGATATCAATGAGCACCGGGTGTACTACTGGTGCTAGCACGACGTGGAGCTCAATATTTTCGGGCAGCAGCCGCCGCAACATTGTCTCTGCTTGGGTTATGTGTTCATTTAGGTCTATGACAGCGGGTTCAAGCGGCCCGCGTCTGGCAAAGGTTAGGAGCTGCCGGGTGAGTCGAGCTCCTCGTTCGGCTGCGCCGTGTATGTCTTCCAGGTAGGAACGAACGTGACTGCTCGGGTCTGTTTCGAGGAGGGCCATCTCGGCGTTGCCGATGATGGCAGTCAGAAGATTGTTAAAGTCGTGCGCAATGCCTCCGGCGAGAGTTCCGACGGCCTCCAGCTTTTGTGCTTGCCTCAGTTGCTCCTCTAAAGCTTTGTGCTCGGTTATGTCCTCGTATAGACCGAGAACGCCGATTATCTCGCCGTCTTGTTTTTTCAGCGGCAGTTTGCTTGTGCGAAGCCAGGCCGTACTCCCGTTGGGGCGGGTCTGGGGCTCCTCGTATCCGATCTTGGGAATGCCTGTTCTCATCACTTCTTGGTCGTCGGCGCGGTAGAGCTCGGCCTGGTCTTTCCAGCCCATGTCGAAATCTGTCTTGCCCAGCATCTGCTCGGGAGACGAAACGCCGGCGTCAAGTGCGAAGGGAAGGTTGCAGCCCAAGTACTTGCTCTCGCGATCTTTCCAGAAAATTCTCACCGGCACCGTATCAAGCACGAGCCGGAGTAGCTCGCGGGATTCGTAGAGCTCTTCTTCAACCCGTTTTTGCTCGGTAATGTCGCGGAAGATAATAAGGTAACAATCTTCATCGTCCCAGTCAGTGTGGGCGATTCGCATGCCCAGTGTGGTTTGTCCCCTGTCGTCAGGCGCGCTTGTCAGCTCAAGCTGCGACCTGTGCACAGCATGCTCAGCGAGAACATCTGTGTCTGCACGTTGGAGAAAGGAGGCGATGATGGGAAGGTAGGGCTCGCTGGCCCGGTTTCTAAAGAGAATGTCTCTCTGGTTGGAGACTACGACTATGCTGTGCAGTGCGTTGTCGAGGACGTTCTGAAGAGCTTGCCGCCTACGCTCGGCCTGCTGCAGCGCTTTTGCCGTTACACAGGCGCGACGGATGGCAAAGGGCAGTTGGGCGAGTTGCGCGGGCGTCTTTGACACGCAATCCGCAGCGCCTTTCTGCAACGCTTCCCTTGCAACACTCTCCGACCAGGTTGGTGTGACAACGACGACAGGAATTTGCGGGCAGTGCTGCTTGATAACACCAAGTATCTCAAGCTCCTTAAGGCCGAAAGTGCTGGCATTGGCTAGAACGATGTCAAAGTCGGCAGTGCAAAGCAGGTCTTCGAAGTTTGTGCGATCCTGTGCTCCAAGAAAGGTGAAGCCTGAGGTTTCGCTTGTGAGAATGCGCCTAATCTGTTCGTGATCTTGCCAGCTATCACTGGCGTAAAGCACCCTAATCGTGTCGTTGTCGTTCATGTTGGTCTATGTCTAGGTCGCGCCCTTTCGTCTGCATAACATTAATGCAGAAATGCATCACAAGTTCTATCGGTTTGTAACGTGGCTTCTTTTAGTTCGGGATGGTGTCACGTCTACAGACTGGGACCAGTGGGACGTTTGGGGCAAGAGGTCTATGCCTTGCGAGGACACAGACCAGGTCTGTTTCGCGCACACATTCACCGGGCTTGCCATACAGCCGCCGTGCCGTGATTGCTAGCGACGGACGCATAGGCGGAGGGGGCGGGATTCGAACCCGCGAGACCTTGCGGCCTGCCGGTTTTCAAGTTCGAAACCCGCCGTTTCGTCCTGTATCAACGAGTACCGAATTGTAGCCCCTTTGCAGGGAAAACTCCTCTCGTTCATACCAGATAGTACCGTCAAAATCTGTCTCTTGCAAACGCGTACGTTTGCAAATCGAGGGCAACCAGAGGCCCGGAGTCCTCCCGCGAAGAGCAACCTAGACGGCCTAGTCCGACAGCCGAGAAAGGAGCGACCATGTACGACTGTCCGCACAGGACTGATAACCACTGCTGTGTCCGTGGCTGTCTTGGCATTCCGATGAAACGGGGGTGTCTGATCAAAGCGGGCTATCAGGTGCTAGAATCGCGCCAAGAAGGACTGACGACGTGCTCAGCCCCAGTGGCGGGGTCGCGGTTTCCACGATGGCCCTAGCGGCTACTCTCAGAAGCGGTGAACCAGAAGGGGACTATGAGAGCGCTTGCAATCGTTGCTTTGACCATGGTGGTGTTTCTTGCTGCGTGCGGATCTACGGCAACGGAGGGAGAAACCTCAACCTCTGCGCCGCCAGCCACAAGCAGTGGGCCAGGACCGACCACAGCTCCATCTGAACCAGTCTCGGGTGCTACCAGCTCCTCTGCAAACACTGGCCTTGAGGATTACAAGAAAGCTGTAAAGGAATGGCGTGAGAAATATGTGCCCAAGATTGAAGACGCCATGGCTTTCCTGGACTCCCTTGACAACCCGCTCGCAGCTACAGATGAACAGGTTGAGGCCGCCGAAGACCTCGCAACGCTGACCAAGGAATCCGCCTCGGCGTTTGGCGGTATCAAGCCACCTGTCGAAGCAGCGTCGGCTCACAATGATTACCTGACGGCACTCGAGGCCTTTGCAGCAGGCTTTGAGCAATTCTCCGAGGGCCTCAAGAAGAAGAGCTTTGAAGATGTGGCGGAGGCCTTAGCCACTTTAGCTTCGGCCTCTGAGAATGGAGAAGACGCCCGGGCCCGTCTTGAGTCGGTCCTAGGAATGTCGCCAGGTCCTGGTACAGCTGCGACCATCGCGAGTCTCGGCTCGAGGAAGAACCCGATCCCGTTTGGCGCAACAGCCCAGGTCGGAGACTGGGTGGTCAAGGTGGTTGACTTCAAGCCTGATGCCACACAGCTAATCCTGAAGGAAAACCAGTTTAACGAACCGCCGAAGGCAGGCCAGCAGTACGTGCTCGTCAGACTTGAAGCCACATATGCTGGCAAGGAGTCTGGGACATTCTGGGTCGACATGTCATGTCGCTTCCTGGGCAACAAAGGGAACACATTTAAAACTGCCACCGTGGTCGCCCCTGATGAGATCTCCGATGCGGGCGAGGCTTTCGAAGGGGCTTCTGTTTCTGGCAATTTGGTCTTCAGTGTCGATAGCGATCAAGTCGCCGGAGGGCTACTCCTGCTGGAACCTAGCTTCTCGTTTGACGAGGAGCGGGTTTTCTTTGTCCTAGAATGAAAAGACCCACGACAGAGAAAGGCTACTCCAAGGCCCTCCCAGAATCTCGAAGGGCACAAGCGGGGCTCAAGGGCTTGAACCCTTGGTCCCGTTTCTTTTGGACTTTTGCCTGTAAATGTCAACACTAGGAGGGGGCGAAGTATGCTCCAGTGACGCCTCGTTATAAACCGCTCGTTGGCAAGATGTTGGCAGAGAGTATGGTCTGCCGAAGACTAGTCGACGCGGCATCTGGAAGAGAGGCTCAAAGCCAGCCTTCCTAAGAAGAATGATTCCCGGGCCAGGGGCTAGCCAACGAAGAAGCGACAAAGGAGTCTCTCTGTGGAAATCTCGGCTAGCTACCGCCCCGAAAACAACGTCTCGAAACAGCAGAACCGAAGACTCCACGCTACGGTCTTAGGACCATAAGTGAACAACATGAGAGTGACTGACGTTTGACTAGTGACTCTTTACATAGTCGTACAGCGCCATGTAAGCCACCTCCTCGGCTCGCCAAGCACGCTCGTCGGCAAGCACGTTCTCCTCAGTGAACGTCAGCGCCAATTTCGACTCAGCCTCTAGTAGATTGCGGAGACACCCCACCCATGCCGTATGCAGGATTCGCAATGAACCAGATTCTGGCACGGGAACGTCTTCGGCTGCTCTCAGCAGTTCACTAAGCTCGCTGGTAACGAGGTACTTTGCACCCGGTGGCTTGTTCCCGCCTTGTCTAGACCACTCCTCCCACTTGGAATTCGCAGTATCTATTAGGTTGTTTCGCATATCATTTAATGAGGCAAGCGCCAGCAAATACTCGTAGGACACAGCCATCTCAGTCGTTGCGGTGGTAGTACTTGATACCCGAGCGCTTGACCAGACCGCCCCGCCGTGTGTGGTGGCCGTAGCTTGCGCGCTGTGGGTTCGCGTAGTAGTGGTCACGGCATACTGGTTGTTCACTGGCTTGTGAGGCCCGGTTGCTGCTTGTACAACCAGCACAACGAACGCTATGAGCGCTGCCAAGACGGCCCAACGTTTGAGTACACCCACCAACACAGGGCGGCCCCTGAGAGTGCGCTCTAGCACAGGGTCACGGGGCACTGGCTCTGTGAGACCCTTACGGCCTGAGTAGTAACTACGCACGTTTTCCAGCGCGTAAAGAATCGTGGCAAAGAATGAGATGGTGCCAAACCAACCCCAGCTAAGATTCGAAATCTGCATGCGGCGATAGATGCCAGTTGAACAAGACCGACACAGTCTCCCCTCGAATTCACGCACACTCCTGAAGAGCAGGAAGCCCTTGTTGCTCCGGAATTTGAAGAAACCAGTCGGGGATCGCCCGCAAATCTCACAGGTGTCGCTTGCGCTTTCCCTAGGGTAATGTTGTGCCAGGTGCTCGGCCATATCTGCGAGGTTGGTCGAGGGATTCCCACAGATTGGGCAAACAAGTGACTCAAGACTTGAATCGTATTCCCGACGACGGTCGGGGTCGCCCAGCACCTCGTAAGCTATGTTTACTCGTTTTGCCTCTTCCTCCCGGCCTGGATTGAGATCCGGATGAACCTGTTTAATCCTCTTGAGGTAGGCGTCACGAATCTCAGCAGCCGTGGCTGTCTTGTCAACTCCAAGAACAGAGTAGTAATCGACAAAGGTACTGTTGTGCCGCTTGCCAGTGTGTTCATTGGCTCCTGCACTGGAGCGCAAAGGGCGTAGCTTCCCACACTTAACACACCGATATGCATATGGACTGTTCAGGCACCCGCAGTTAAGACAGACCCATTCCGCCATCTATGACTCTCCGACGAATTTGGCAACGCGCGCTTCCTTGGAAATGAACGTCCTAGCGTAGCCGCGTATATGCGAGCCCCAGAATCCCCAAACTCCAGCAATAATAGGAAAGTCCTCAAGCATGCTCAAGGACCTAGATTGGGAACATTCGCCATCATCTGGCATTCCTGGCTGGCACACCAGCGAGCGCGGCGAGGGAGCAGCGCGGTGCAGACCAAACTGGTTGGTTAGACCACTCGCGGCAACAAGTCTGCGAAAGCGGATTTGCCACAAATCTCATCCAAAGCAGATGGCGTCCCCCGACGTGGTGTAACAGGAAGTCGTTGAGAGCGTTGGCTCCCAAGAAGAGGAGAGCCATCGGGTGTTCTCGTAGGTATTGGTGACAAACCTGTACCTACGAGGGAGGACACCACGATGGCCGATTCCATTGTCACCCCCAAGGAGCTGCTTGAGCAAGCTGGACGCGGGCGGCGAGTTCGACTTCTTCCGCGAAGCCCTGCTGAGTGTGCTTCGGGAGATCATGGAGATCGAGGTTGAGGCCAAGACCGGCGCCCCACACGGTGAGCGCAGTCCCGAGCGTCTCTGCCGGCGCAACGGCTATCGGGATCGTCCCCTGGACACCCGGTTGGGCTCGCTGCTTCTGCCCATCCCCAAGCTCCGGGAAGGCAGCTATTTCCCCAGCTTCCTGAGCCCTGGAGGCGCAGCGAGGAGGCGCTTCTTGCCGTGATTGCCCGGGCCTATGTGAAGGGCGTCTTCACCCGCAAGTTGGAGGCCTTGGTGGTGGCGATGGGGCTGGAGGGTATGTCCAAGAGCGAGGTCTCCCGTATCTGCGCGCGCCTGGACGAGCAGGTCGAGGTCTTCCGCATGAGACCCCTCCTCGGTCGTTACCCCTACCTGTGGCTGGATGCCACCTACGAGAAGGTGCCGGACGACTCCGGCCGGGTGGTGTCCATGGCCCTGGTCGCGGCCTACGGGGTGGCGGAGACCGGCGAACGGGAGGTCGTCGGCCTGGAGGTGTGCAGGAGCGAGGACTTGCGCCTTCTGGCGGGGGTTTCTCTCCGGCCTGATCTCCCGCGGTCTTTCCGGGGTGGTCCTGGTGGTCTCCGATGCTCACAACGGACTGAAGCGGGCGATTCAGGGGGTCTTTCTGGGAGCCAGCTGGCAAAGATGCCGGGTGTACTTCCTTAGGAACTTGCTGACCCTGGTGCCGAGAGATGGTCAAGGCATGGTGCTTGCGGCCGTTAGGCTCGTCTTCCAGCAGCCGGATAAGACCCGGGCCAAAGAGGAGCTCGGAGCTCTCGCCGATCGCCCGGCGGAACGGTTGCCGCGGGTCTCTGCGGCACTGCTTGGGGCCGAGGAGGAGATCCTGGCCCACATGGAGTTCCCACAAGAGCACTGGCGGCAGATCTCCTCCACCAATCCGCTCGGGCGCCTAAACAAGGAGATCAACCGCCGCACCCGGGTGGTGGGCATCTTCCCCGACGAGAAGAGCCTCATTCGCCTGATCGGGGCGGTCCCCTGCGAGCAGAACGACGAATGGATGGTGGGCCGCCGGTACATGAGCCGGCACTCGCTGGCCCGTATCTATCAAACCGCGACAGCGGAGATAGAAGGAGAGGTCACCCAGGCTGTTGCCATCTCTGTGCACTATGCCGCGGAGCAGGCTGTCCCGGATGTGAGGGATACGGCTACATCTTCTCTGATATGGACAAACGCTATGCAAGAAGAATCAACTTGCTCAAACAACTGCTTGAGGAATCGGCAGAAGACAGAGTGAAGTTTTTCAAGGGCAGCTGTGAACAAGAGAGTACTTGACTAGAGCACTTCCTGCCTTGCATCACGTCCCTGCACGAAGCTCTCCGATGTACTCGGGGGCAGGCTATCTAGCTGCTGCCGAGGAAATCGCGGCCACAGCTACGGTCAGGGGCGTGTGACGCTGATGACCGGCACGTCGCCCCAACACCAGCAATGGCCGGAGTCACATGAAACACGCCGCCCGGCTCTCCACCAAGACGAGGGGCTGCTGTGATGACCACGGGACATGAAGTCTATTGTGGGCTGTTACACGGGCTCGAGCGCGGAAAACGGACCACCCGGACTCTGCAGGAGCGCCTCACATCGGTATTACCCGCGCACGAGCACATCCGAGCGGCCGGTATCGCGGAGCCGAGAACCCAAGACTCGCAAGTTGACAGTCCCGCCGAGGACGTCCGTTAGTGTCTGCCTCATTCTGAACAATCGGAAGGTGGCCGGCCGTGAAACAGACCCGTGCCACATGCTGGTTGAACTAGCCGGTGACGGCGTATCGGCAGCCACCACCCAGTTCAAGCCCGACGGGCCCAGCTCCGCTGAAGACCCGATCCCACCCGGTCCCAAGTCAGCGCTCGGAAGACTTTGGGCACCCGCACGGGCCCTTGGAGAGCTCGGCGCGGTTCCGCGCCCGAGACCTCGAAACCCGTACGCAGCCGGGGCTGCTATGCCCCCGCCCCAGAAAGAAGCTGGAGGGGGTCATCTCCCTGGGGTTAAACCTCGAAAAAAGGGCTAAAAGCCCCTGATTTTGAGGAGGGTACAAAAATGTATTGCTACCACTTTCTAAGCCGTCATAGGCTCACGATCGGGCCTTAGACCTGCCTTCGTGTGGGTTTGCGCAGAAGCTCTGGCGTGGACGGATTCTTGCCGAAGCGGTAGGGCTACAGTGAGCATGTCTGCTCACAGGGGCAGTCACGAACCGCCGCGTACTCGGGGCCGAACTCCACGCTACTTCCGCAGCACTCAAGACAGAACAGACGAATGGCGTCCAGGGGATTCCGGGCCGGTTTATGCTTGGAGTAAGGCACACTCATAGGTGACCTCTCGTTGTCTTGCTGCAAACTCCAGGCACGGCGGAACCCGGGGCTCCCACTCAAG containing:
- a CDS encoding transposase — its product is MVSDAHNGLKRAIQGVFLGASWQRCRVYFLRNLLTLVPRDGQGMVLAAVRLVFQQPDKTRAKEELGALADRPAERLPRVSAALLGAEEEILAHMEFPQEHWRQISSTNPLGRLNKEINRRTRVVGIFPDEKSLIRLIGAVPCEQNDEWMVGRRYMSRHSLARIYQTATAEIEGEVTQAVAISVHYAAEQAVPDVRDTATSSLIWTNAMQEESTCSNNCLRNRQKTE